Proteins from a single region of Bdellovibrio bacteriovorus HD100:
- a CDS encoding LysR family transcriptional regulator, producing the protein METIRSLQGIIAFVKIADSGSFSAAAQALGVSKSHISKTISLLESDLGVALFVRSTRKVQLTSVGERFLETCRQSLQNLDSAKKEILDLSNTPRGVLRVTLAGIFGEEYIAPVVIDMAKRYPDLKIELDFSSRVVDLIEEKFDVAIRIGHLENSSLLATKIASRVEYVVASKAYLSAAPSLKEPEDLANHNCIGERSSWSFRKRGKSFHIPVKGNFKCNNPRVLQKAALTGLGIARLPGSYAFEDIKKGRLISLLENFSEGRKDIWAVTPIRHKQNINVKIFIQEVKKHLSDDYADVLF; encoded by the coding sequence ATGGAAACAATAAGATCTTTGCAGGGAATCATCGCTTTCGTCAAAATTGCCGACTCCGGAAGCTTTTCGGCAGCCGCTCAAGCCCTGGGTGTTTCCAAGTCCCATATCAGTAAAACCATCAGTCTGCTGGAGTCCGACCTGGGAGTGGCCCTGTTTGTCCGCTCCACCCGCAAGGTGCAACTGACCAGCGTCGGCGAACGCTTTCTGGAAACCTGCCGTCAGTCATTGCAAAACCTGGATTCCGCAAAAAAAGAAATCCTGGATCTGTCGAACACACCCCGCGGAGTTCTGCGTGTTACGCTGGCGGGAATCTTTGGGGAAGAGTACATCGCCCCCGTGGTGATTGACATGGCCAAGCGCTATCCCGATCTGAAGATCGAACTGGATTTTTCCAGCCGGGTTGTGGATTTGATCGAGGAAAAATTCGACGTGGCCATTCGCATAGGACACTTGGAGAACTCTTCATTGCTGGCCACTAAAATTGCCTCGCGGGTCGAATACGTTGTGGCCTCCAAAGCTTATCTGAGTGCAGCGCCAAGCCTCAAAGAGCCCGAAGACTTGGCGAACCACAACTGCATCGGGGAAAGATCCTCCTGGAGCTTCCGTAAACGGGGAAAATCTTTCCACATACCAGTGAAGGGCAATTTCAAATGCAACAACCCACGAGTATTACAAAAAGCGGCGCTGACCGGTCTGGGTATCGCAAGACTTCCCGGCTCGTATGCCTTTGAAGACATAAAAAAGGGCCGCCTGATTTCTCTGCTTGAAAATTTCAGCGAAGGCCGCAAAGACATCTGGGCCGTCACCCCGATTCGTCACAAACAAAACATCAATGTGAAGATCTTTATTCAAGAAGTTAAAAAGCACCTGTCAGATGACTATGCGGACGTCCTCTTTTAG